One Glutamicibacter halophytocola DNA segment encodes these proteins:
- a CDS encoding ABC transporter permease yields the protein MAQVHAVAKPARRKLSPTLIVGGSLVALVLLAALLSFIWTPYDPIQAVPADRLQGSSAQHLMGTDRYGRDVFSGVLYGARITLLVGLVAVGIALLIGTPLGILAGMRGGVAEEVSMRGADILLAFPALLVAIMFGAVFGASTLTAMLAIGIGSIPGFARVARSGTLQVMSTEYIMAAKAASQNGLRIARRHVLPNIIGMVVVQCSVSFAIAVLAEAALSFLGLGTPPPVPSWGRMLQESQQFLGTYPMLAVWPGLAIATAVLGFTLLGDGLRDRFDPKLNGER from the coding sequence ATGGCACAAGTACACGCTGTGGCCAAGCCCGCGAGGCGCAAGCTCTCGCCGACCTTGATTGTGGGCGGATCGCTGGTAGCGCTGGTGCTGCTCGCTGCGCTGCTCTCCTTCATTTGGACGCCCTACGATCCCATCCAGGCGGTCCCCGCCGACAGGTTGCAGGGCTCCAGCGCCCAGCACCTGATGGGCACCGACCGCTACGGACGCGACGTGTTTTCCGGGGTGCTCTACGGTGCGCGCATCACGCTGCTGGTCGGCCTGGTGGCCGTGGGCATCGCGCTGCTGATCGGCACCCCGCTGGGGATCCTGGCCGGGATGCGCGGCGGGGTGGCCGAGGAAGTCTCGATGCGCGGCGCAGACATCCTGCTGGCCTTCCCGGCGCTGCTCGTCGCCATCATGTTCGGCGCGGTCTTCGGGGCCAGCACGCTCACCGCCATGCTCGCCATTGGCATCGGGTCGATTCCAGGATTCGCCCGGGTCGCGCGCAGCGGGACGCTGCAGGTCATGAGCACCGAGTACATCATGGCCGCCAAGGCTGCGAGCCAGAACGGCCTGCGGATCGCCCGGCGCCACGTGCTGCCCAACATCATCGGCATGGTGGTTGTCCAGTGCTCCGTTTCCTTTGCCATCGCGGTGCTGGCCGAAGCCGCGCTGTCCTTCCTGGGCCTGGGCACCCCTCCACCGGTTCCGTCCTGGGGGCGCATGCTCCAGGAATCGCAGCAGTTCCTGGGCACCTACCCGATGCTGGCGGTATGGCCGGGCCTGGCCATCGCCACGGCGGTCCTGGGCTTCACTCTGCTCGGTGATGGCCTGCGCGACAGATTCGACCCGAAGCTGAACGGAGAGCGCTGA
- a CDS encoding response regulator transcription factor, whose translation MRVLICEDSVLLREGLVRLLDHSGHRVVADLPDATGLMDFLGSATSEDFPQIAILDVRLPPSYTDEGIRAALQIRKAYPELPLLVLSQYVEERYASELISTQPGAIGYLLKDRVADVSEFIASLEQIADGGTILDQEVVAQLLTRRNHDDRMQRLTDRERSVLAALAEGKSNQAIAALLFLSEASVEKYITSIFQKLGLEADGTGNRRVLAALAHMHNLGTSHTDRNGS comes from the coding sequence ATGCGTGTACTGATTTGCGAGGACTCGGTGCTGCTGCGCGAAGGGCTGGTGCGCCTGCTGGATCACAGCGGCCACCGCGTCGTCGCCGACCTGCCCGATGCCACCGGGCTGATGGACTTCCTGGGCTCGGCCACCTCCGAGGACTTCCCGCAGATCGCCATCTTGGATGTGCGGCTGCCGCCAAGCTACACCGATGAGGGCATCCGGGCGGCCTTGCAGATCCGCAAGGCCTACCCTGAGCTGCCGCTGCTGGTTCTCTCCCAATATGTGGAGGAACGCTACGCCTCGGAGCTGATCTCCACCCAGCCCGGGGCCATCGGCTACCTGCTCAAGGACCGCGTGGCCGATGTCAGCGAGTTCATCGCCTCGCTGGAACAGATCGCTGATGGCGGCACGATCCTGGACCAGGAAGTGGTGGCGCAGCTGTTGACCCGGCGGAACCACGACGACCGGATGCAGCGGCTGACCGATAGGGAACGCAGCGTACTGGCCGCGCTGGCCGAAGGAAAATCCAATCAGGCGATTGCCGCCTTGCTCTTCCTCTCGGAAGCCAGCGTAGAAAAATACATCACCTCCATCTTCCAAAAGCTCGGACTGGAAGCCGACGGAACGGGCAACCGGCGTGTGCTGGCCGCCCTGGCGCATATGCACAACCTGGGCACCAGCCACACAGACAGGAACGGATCATGA
- a CDS encoding DUF4097 family beta strand repeat-containing protein, with translation MTDTQTTPMPPVPPQPNGKPRGNGTALNIILAVIGGLVILTVLISSARSAFAALSRDNATQSASVQGVTGLQITASAGSFDLRFAKIQEATLEVESTNSRDWELKREGGKLVVDSPDSWGDWCFFGCGFDENTAVLTLPESMNDGSLDASFELAAGDFNAVGSYKNLEIEVGAGALDMTGTAQSAKVQLGAGRADVSLEDVQTADFDISAGRLSGALSGTAPQNITAKVSAGSLDLELPGGTYDVRQSVEAGDVSNLLATDMDSPNKISVDVSAGHATLYPQDSGPGPWDN, from the coding sequence ATGACTGACACGCAAACCACCCCAATGCCGCCGGTTCCTCCACAGCCCAACGGCAAGCCCCGGGGCAACGGCACGGCGCTGAATATCATCCTTGCCGTGATCGGCGGCCTGGTGATCCTGACCGTGCTGATCAGCTCGGCACGCAGCGCCTTTGCCGCGCTGAGCCGGGATAACGCCACGCAGAGCGCCAGCGTCCAGGGGGTCACCGGCCTGCAAATCACCGCCAGCGCGGGAAGCTTCGATCTGCGCTTTGCCAAGATCCAGGAAGCCACCTTGGAGGTGGAGAGCACCAATTCCCGGGACTGGGAGCTGAAGCGCGAAGGCGGCAAGCTGGTTGTCGACTCCCCGGATTCCTGGGGCGACTGGTGCTTCTTCGGCTGCGGCTTTGATGAAAACACCGCCGTGCTGACCCTGCCCGAGTCAATGAACGATGGCAGCCTGGATGCGTCATTCGAACTCGCCGCCGGAGACTTCAACGCTGTCGGCTCCTACAAGAACCTGGAGATCGAGGTAGGCGCCGGTGCATTGGACATGACCGGGACGGCGCAGTCGGCCAAGGTCCAGCTGGGAGCGGGCCGGGCCGACGTGTCTCTGGAAGATGTGCAAACAGCGGACTTCGACATTTCGGCAGGCCGGCTCTCGGGTGCCCTGTCCGGAACGGCACCGCAGAACATCACCGCCAAGGTCAGCGCAGGTTCCCTGGATCTTGAGCTTCCCGGCGGCACCTACGATGTGCGCCAGAGCGTTGAGGCCGGGGACGTGAGCAACCTGCTGGCCACGGACATGGACTCGCCGAACAAGATCTCGGTGGATGTATCAGCTGGCCATGCCACCTTGTACCCGCAGGACTCCGGCCCCGGCCCCTGGGACAACTAA
- a CDS encoding amidase: MSQISEHSTALHQLSARELGAGYAARGLSPVQVASSVISRVEEREPVLNAMYAFDPREVMRQARESEARWASGRPLSALDGVPVTVKENIARKGIPMPSGTALSNPAIPAQNAPITDRILEAGAVIVGSTTMPDWGMLSSGVSSLHGISRSAWNPEWTTGGSSAGAGAAAAAGYGPLHVGTDIGGSIRLPGGWQALATLKPSAGLIPLDVPYIGRAAGPMGRSVADISLFMSILGQPDLRDYTARPYPAMDWAAELPGVRGLKVALHLDANAGDPVEPEIASAVSAVAEVFAAAGARVQVLAPFIDQGMLDRLDGFWRTRSLADYRELPASEQAKVLDYIAAWCTDGAKFDGAQTIRNFGAIDQMQKATIAATSAYDLVISPVSPMPAFRAEQPMPNPDPHATMSHIGFTVPYNMSGQPAATVNCGFTSDGKPIGVQFSGRVGADDQVLAAASWYESQRPASAVPNWLALD, from the coding sequence ATGTCACAAATATCAGAGCACTCCACAGCCCTGCACCAGCTCTCTGCCCGTGAACTCGGTGCGGGCTACGCGGCGCGCGGGCTTTCGCCGGTCCAGGTGGCTAGCTCGGTCATCAGCCGGGTCGAAGAACGCGAACCGGTGCTCAACGCCATGTACGCCTTCGATCCGCGTGAGGTGATGCGCCAAGCCCGGGAAAGCGAAGCGCGCTGGGCCAGCGGAAGGCCGCTGAGCGCCCTGGACGGGGTGCCGGTGACGGTCAAGGAGAATATCGCCCGCAAGGGAATCCCGATGCCCTCGGGCACCGCGCTGTCGAATCCCGCCATCCCCGCGCAGAACGCGCCGATCACCGATCGCATCCTGGAGGCGGGCGCGGTGATTGTCGGATCCACCACCATGCCCGACTGGGGCATGCTCTCTTCCGGGGTTTCCAGCCTGCATGGAATTTCACGCAGCGCATGGAACCCCGAATGGACCACTGGCGGGTCCAGCGCCGGAGCGGGGGCTGCCGCGGCCGCCGGGTATGGCCCGTTGCATGTCGGCACGGATATCGGTGGCTCCATCCGGCTGCCCGGCGGTTGGCAGGCGCTGGCAACGCTCAAGCCGAGCGCCGGGCTCATTCCCCTGGACGTGCCATATATCGGCCGGGCTGCCGGTCCGATGGGACGCAGCGTTGCCGATATTTCCCTGTTCATGTCGATCCTGGGCCAGCCGGACCTGCGCGATTACACGGCACGCCCGTATCCGGCCATGGACTGGGCCGCAGAGCTGCCTGGCGTGCGGGGCCTGAAAGTCGCGCTTCACCTTGATGCGAATGCCGGTGATCCGGTGGAACCGGAAATAGCCTCGGCAGTTTCCGCCGTTGCCGAGGTCTTTGCCGCGGCAGGTGCCCGGGTTCAGGTGCTGGCCCCCTTCATCGATCAGGGCATGCTTGATCGGCTGGATGGCTTTTGGAGGACTCGATCGCTGGCCGATTACCGTGAACTGCCGGCCAGCGAACAGGCGAAAGTGCTGGACTACATCGCCGCGTGGTGCACCGATGGCGCAAAATTCGATGGAGCGCAGACCATCAGGAACTTCGGAGCCATCGACCAGATGCAAAAGGCGACGATTGCCGCGACCAGCGCCTACGACCTGGTGATCTCCCCGGTGTCGCCGATGCCCGCCTTCCGCGCGGAACAGCCGATGCCGAACCCCGATCCCCACGCCACCATGAGCCACATCGGCTTCACCGTTCCCTACAACATGTCGGGGCAGCCCGCCGCAACGGTGAACTGCGGATTCACCAGCGACGGCAAGCCCATCGGAGTGCAGTTCTCCGGACGGGTGGGTGCCGATGACCAGGTGCTCGCAGCGGCCAGCTGGTACGAGTCGCAGCGGCCGGCCAGCGCTGTGCCCAACTGGCTGGCCCTGGACTAG
- a CDS encoding dipeptide ABC transporter ATP-binding protein — protein MADNDVRSSLLDVSNLAIKTKTRTLVADFNLSMKRGDRVGLIGESGSGKSMTASALMGLLPEGASAQGSIQLAGHSGNLVDASDKELQKIRGKDMAMVFQEPLTALNPLMKVGRQVAEIMTTHKVVATKAEARKRAVELLASVKLQDPERAARAYPHQLSGGQRQRAMLAMALANDPGLLLCDEPTTALDVTVQRQVLELIQESVAERGTGLLFITHDLSVVANVCDRVLVMNNGRIVEEGSTAQVFSNPQHPYTRGLLAASDLNATDAEGRLFTVASAAAYTPPTIEDPQAQPQVQAEAEKPAATAAPQAAAEGNQLVISVKDLVRTYPAGRTALFGKPGEVQALRGISFDVAAGQRFGVVGESGSGKSTLLRILAGLDQPTSGSVQVAGNQIAGAKEKDLLQLRQQLQIVFQDPMGSLDPRMKVRDIIAEPLLAPGQKVDSAKHRRQVAEMLGAVGLPAEAAERFPHQFSGGQRQRISIARALVCQPKVLVADEPVSALDVSVRAQVLNLLSDLVDDYRLTLVFVSHDLSVVRYICDNVVVMNHGQIVESGTTEQIYGNPRHEYTRTLVNSSMSLREELASR, from the coding sequence ATGGCTGACAACGACGTGCGCTCAAGCCTGTTGGACGTCTCCAACCTGGCGATCAAGACCAAGACCCGCACCTTGGTGGCCGATTTCAACCTGAGCATGAAACGCGGGGACCGGGTAGGCCTGATTGGAGAATCAGGTTCCGGCAAGTCGATGACCGCTTCGGCACTGATGGGCCTGCTTCCCGAAGGAGCCAGCGCGCAAGGCTCGATCCAGCTGGCCGGGCATTCCGGAAATCTCGTGGACGCCAGCGACAAGGAACTGCAGAAGATCCGCGGCAAGGACATGGCCATGGTTTTCCAGGAACCGCTGACCGCGTTGAACCCGTTGATGAAGGTCGGGCGGCAAGTCGCCGAGATCATGACCACCCACAAGGTAGTTGCCACCAAGGCCGAAGCCCGCAAGCGTGCCGTGGAACTGCTGGCCTCCGTGAAGCTGCAGGATCCTGAACGCGCCGCACGGGCCTATCCCCATCAGCTCTCGGGCGGCCAACGCCAGCGTGCCATGCTGGCCATGGCCCTGGCCAACGACCCCGGGCTGCTCTTATGCGATGAGCCGACAACGGCCCTGGACGTGACGGTGCAGCGACAAGTGCTGGAGTTGATCCAGGAATCGGTGGCCGAACGGGGCACCGGGCTGCTCTTCATCACCCATGACCTCTCCGTTGTGGCCAACGTCTGCGACCGGGTCCTGGTGATGAACAACGGGCGCATTGTCGAAGAAGGAAGCACCGCCCAGGTCTTCAGCAACCCGCAGCATCCCTATACCCGGGGCCTGCTGGCGGCCTCGGACCTGAACGCGACCGATGCCGAGGGAAGGCTGTTCACCGTCGCTTCGGCCGCCGCCTATACGCCGCCCACCATCGAGGATCCGCAGGCACAGCCTCAAGTGCAAGCCGAGGCCGAGAAGCCCGCTGCGACCGCTGCCCCGCAGGCAGCCGCCGAGGGCAATCAGCTGGTGATCAGCGTCAAGGACCTTGTCAGAACCTATCCTGCGGGCCGCACGGCGCTCTTCGGCAAGCCCGGCGAAGTCCAGGCCCTGCGCGGAATCTCCTTTGACGTGGCCGCCGGGCAAAGGTTCGGGGTGGTCGGAGAATCGGGGTCGGGGAAATCAACCCTGCTGCGCATCCTGGCAGGGCTCGACCAGCCGACCTCCGGCAGCGTGCAGGTGGCAGGAAACCAGATTGCCGGAGCCAAGGAAAAGGACCTGCTGCAGCTGCGCCAGCAACTGCAGATCGTCTTCCAGGATCCCATGGGCTCCCTCGATCCGCGCATGAAGGTCAGGGACATCATAGCCGAGCCTCTGCTGGCACCGGGCCAAAAGGTGGACAGCGCAAAGCATCGCCGGCAGGTCGCTGAGATGCTGGGGGCCGTGGGGCTGCCCGCGGAGGCTGCCGAGCGATTCCCGCACCAGTTCTCAGGCGGGCAGCGGCAAAGGATCTCCATCGCCCGCGCACTGGTTTGCCAGCCCAAGGTCCTGGTTGCCGATGAGCCGGTGAGCGCGCTGGATGTTTCGGTCAGGGCCCAGGTGCTCAACCTGCTCTCGGATCTGGTCGACGACTACCGGCTGACGCTGGTCTTCGTCTCCCATGACCTCTCCGTCGTGCGCTACATCTGCGACAACGTGGTGGTGATGAACCATGGGCAGATCGTGGAGAGCGGAACCACGGAGCAGATCTATGGAAATCCGCGCCATGAATACACCCGGACATTGGTCAATTCGTCGATGTCACTTCGCGAGGAACTAGCCTCCCGCTAG
- a CDS encoding FadR/GntR family transcriptional regulator, which produces MSKLTFTPAVPTLTYERVVQQIEEAILSKEIKPGQHLPSERELMAQFSVSRPTVREALRVLQSQGLIASKPGGRSGPVVLPVSTDHLGRSFANLTRISSLSLDELVQFRIVLESSACQLAAVMHNEEQLAAMRDAIERMEIESGTGSDSFNRADLDFHAAVWEASHNSILRICGEAVAGAILQVMNDQMSHADNETREMKKVVSLDRAIFDAIEAGDPVAAGDAARTAISSYFHKSLDEQGLLGVKALTEKR; this is translated from the coding sequence ATGAGCAAGCTGACTTTTACGCCGGCCGTGCCAACGTTGACCTACGAGCGGGTAGTCCAGCAGATCGAAGAAGCGATCCTGTCCAAGGAGATCAAGCCGGGACAGCATCTGCCCAGCGAACGCGAGCTGATGGCTCAATTCTCGGTCAGCCGCCCCACGGTTCGCGAAGCGCTCCGGGTGCTGCAAAGCCAGGGGCTCATTGCTTCCAAGCCCGGAGGCCGCAGCGGCCCGGTGGTCCTGCCGGTGTCCACGGATCATCTGGGCCGGTCCTTCGCCAACCTCACCCGGATTTCCTCGCTGTCGCTCGACGAGCTGGTGCAATTCCGCATCGTGCTGGAAAGCTCTGCCTGCCAGCTGGCGGCAGTCATGCACAATGAGGAGCAGCTCGCCGCGATGCGCGATGCCATCGAGCGCATGGAAATCGAGTCCGGCACCGGCTCCGATTCCTTCAACCGCGCCGACCTGGATTTCCACGCCGCCGTATGGGAAGCCAGCCACAACAGCATCCTGCGGATCTGCGGCGAAGCCGTCGCCGGCGCCATCTTGCAGGTCATGAATGACCAGATGAGCCACGCGGATAATGAAACCCGCGAAATGAAGAAGGTCGTCTCCCTGGACCGCGCCATCTTCGATGCCATCGAGGCCGGCGACCCGGTGGCCGCTGGGGACGCGGCCAGAACAGCGATCTCTTCGTACTTCCATAAGAGCCTGGATGAACAGGGCCTGCTGGGAGTCAAGGCGCTCACCGAGAAACGCTAG
- a CDS encoding ABC transporter substrate-binding protein translates to MSAKKNLCRLVTTALVGTLALSACSAGSSSTATQDASQKSSVTVALTGEPVNLDFTTTAGAAIPQALMSNVYEGLVEIDQDGKIQPLLAESWELGNGNKTYTFKLREGVTFSNGEAFTADDVKFSIDRVKSDAWVSSLKAKMDIVDSVKVINDTEVAVTLKKPSNAWLFDMGTLVGAMFDPSGVEDLASTAIGTGPYEIEAWNRGQSIDFATRDDYWGQKPAVDKATLRYFADAVATTNALQSGDVDVVYNMQSPELLSSFESNDQFQVLEGTSNGEIVLSMNNKKAPFDDKRVRQAVMYAIDRQAVVDTAWNGYGTVVGGPVPTTDPYYEDLNDVYPYDPEKAKQLLKEAGAEDLSITFTVPTRPYATAVSEIVVSQLADVGIKASIESAEFPAVWLDQVFTKKDYQMSVVLAVESRDVLAMFNNPDYYLGYDNSKIKDIAAKADAADEAGYVAGMKKVVRTIVDDAAADTLFIFPNIVVAKSGVTGIPENSVTEALDLTGIGWN, encoded by the coding sequence ATGAGCGCGAAGAAGAACCTCTGCCGGTTGGTTACGACAGCACTTGTTGGCACGCTGGCCTTGAGCGCTTGCTCGGCCGGATCAAGCTCGACCGCGACCCAGGACGCCAGCCAAAAGTCTTCGGTCACCGTGGCGTTGACCGGCGAGCCGGTCAACCTCGATTTCACCACGACCGCCGGCGCCGCAATTCCCCAGGCGCTCATGTCCAACGTCTACGAAGGCCTGGTCGAGATCGACCAGGACGGCAAGATCCAGCCCCTGCTGGCTGAATCGTGGGAACTGGGCAACGGCAACAAGACCTATACCTTCAAGCTCCGCGAGGGCGTCACCTTCTCCAACGGAGAAGCCTTCACCGCTGATGACGTCAAATTCAGCATCGACCGGGTCAAATCCGATGCCTGGGTTTCCAGCCTGAAAGCCAAGATGGACATCGTCGATTCGGTGAAGGTCATCAACGACACCGAAGTGGCCGTCACGCTGAAGAAGCCGAGCAACGCCTGGCTCTTCGACATGGGAACCCTGGTCGGAGCCATGTTCGACCCCAGCGGCGTCGAGGATTTGGCCAGCACCGCAATCGGCACAGGGCCCTATGAAATCGAAGCGTGGAACCGCGGCCAGTCGATCGACTTTGCCACCCGCGACGACTACTGGGGCCAGAAGCCAGCGGTCGACAAGGCCACGCTGCGCTACTTCGCCGACGCGGTGGCAACAACCAATGCCCTGCAATCCGGGGACGTAGACGTCGTGTACAACATGCAGTCTCCCGAGCTGCTTTCCTCCTTTGAATCCAATGACCAGTTCCAGGTCTTAGAAGGAACGTCCAATGGCGAAATCGTGTTGTCGATGAACAACAAGAAGGCGCCCTTCGATGACAAGCGCGTCCGCCAAGCGGTCATGTACGCCATCGACCGCCAAGCGGTGGTTGATACCGCCTGGAATGGCTACGGCACCGTAGTGGGCGGACCGGTCCCAACCACAGACCCCTACTACGAGGATCTCAACGACGTCTACCCCTATGACCCAGAGAAGGCCAAGCAGCTTCTGAAAGAAGCCGGGGCAGAAGACCTCAGCATCACCTTCACGGTACCCACCAGGCCTTACGCAACTGCGGTATCCGAAATCGTGGTCTCCCAACTGGCCGATGTCGGCATCAAGGCCAGCATCGAATCCGCGGAGTTCCCGGCCGTATGGCTGGATCAGGTCTTCACGAAGAAGGACTACCAGATGTCGGTGGTGCTGGCCGTGGAAAGCCGCGATGTGCTGGCCATGTTCAACAACCCGGACTACTACCTGGGCTACGACAACTCGAAAATCAAGGACATCGCGGCCAAGGCCGATGCCGCCGATGAAGCAGGCTATGTCGCGGGCATGAAAAAAGTCGTGCGGACCATCGTGGACGACGCTGCGGCCGACACGCTGTTCATCTTCCCCAACATCGTTGTCGCCAAATCGGGAGTCACCGGCATCCCGGAAAACTCCGTCACCGAAGCACTGGACCTGACCGGGATCGGCTGGAACTAG
- a CDS encoding GNAT family N-acetyltransferase has translation MNIAPALRIEPLTEPRMPDFAAVVNPNHREKHCWCLSHRLSAQEIRDRGGENRYEAMCSLSREKIAPGVIAYLDGEPVGWCSIAPRALIPRLQNSKLIRPVDEVAVWSIICMVVRAGYRRRGVNRQMVLGALDYAKSLGAPAVEAYPVDPEGRMDLTMAFVGTRKMFEEAGFEVVGVSDALASRLPRLIMRKML, from the coding sequence ATGAACATCGCTCCTGCCCTGAGAATTGAACCGCTGACCGAGCCGAGGATGCCGGATTTCGCTGCGGTAGTGAATCCCAATCACCGCGAGAAGCACTGCTGGTGCCTGTCCCATCGGCTCAGCGCCCAGGAGATCCGGGACCGCGGAGGGGAGAACCGCTATGAAGCGATGTGCTCGCTGAGCCGCGAAAAGATCGCCCCGGGAGTCATTGCCTACCTGGATGGCGAGCCGGTGGGGTGGTGCAGCATTGCGCCGCGGGCCCTAATTCCAAGGCTGCAGAACTCGAAGCTGATTCGCCCGGTGGACGAGGTCGCGGTCTGGAGCATCATCTGCATGGTAGTGCGGGCAGGCTATCGGCGCAGGGGAGTGAATCGCCAGATGGTGCTCGGCGCGCTGGACTATGCCAAGAGCCTGGGTGCTCCGGCGGTGGAAGCATACCCGGTGGATCCCGAGGGCAGGATGGATCTGACCATGGCCTTTGTCGGGACCCGCAAGATGTTTGAAGAGGCCGGCTTCGAGGTAGTTGGCGTCAGCGATGCCCTGGCCAGCCGGCTGCCCAGGCTGATCATGCGCAAGATGCTGTGA
- a CDS encoding sensor histidine kinase: protein MTSTPWSLAGTSTGRPPLKLGLTLLHLAVLGSFGTIGLSLLIAWLALGLGLVPLLGIGLLFLAALLATLFAVARAEILRISGLYGIDAVPLHWPARRGPGFGEYLRTLGRALGDGRMWAALGSLVLSCIAGTIMLGVLQWTVHFAIISFAPLSSAETVAGPFSLHTPAAQAPWLMLLAIAGAGLVIGTAFLHRSITVGIIGSLARETELTERVRSTTVQREGAVRAAEVERTRIERDLHDGVQPRLVSVAMTLGLAHQQIDSNPEQAKELVAEAHASTKSAITELRQLTRGIYASVLDDRGLDAALSAVAGRSHIPVQLDVQLQGRYPRVAEAAVYFAIAEALTNAAKHSRAQRCLVTVRVREANGQPHLWARVEDNGVGSARITPGGGLDGINNRVLAAGGTLHLQSPAGGPTTVEVSVPCVY, encoded by the coding sequence ATGACTTCGACACCCTGGTCCCTCGCGGGCACCTCAACCGGGCGCCCTCCGCTGAAATTGGGCCTCACCCTGCTGCATTTGGCAGTGCTCGGCAGCTTCGGCACGATCGGGCTTTCGCTGCTGATCGCCTGGCTGGCCCTGGGCTTAGGGCTGGTCCCGCTGCTGGGCATCGGACTGCTCTTCCTGGCCGCGTTGCTGGCCACCCTCTTCGCCGTGGCCCGCGCGGAGATCCTGCGCATCAGCGGGCTCTACGGCATCGACGCGGTGCCGCTGCACTGGCCGGCCCGCCGCGGCCCCGGCTTCGGCGAGTACCTGAGAACCCTCGGCCGCGCGCTGGGCGACGGGCGCATGTGGGCAGCCCTGGGCAGCCTGGTGCTCTCCTGCATCGCCGGCACAATCATGCTCGGCGTGCTGCAGTGGACGGTGCACTTCGCGATCATTTCCTTCGCTCCGCTTTCCAGTGCAGAGACTGTGGCAGGTCCCTTCTCGCTGCATACCCCGGCCGCCCAGGCCCCGTGGCTGATGCTGCTGGCCATCGCGGGAGCCGGACTTGTCATCGGCACCGCCTTCTTGCACCGAAGCATCACCGTCGGCATCATCGGGTCCCTGGCCCGGGAAACCGAACTGACCGAGCGGGTGCGCAGCACCACGGTGCAGCGCGAAGGCGCGGTGCGCGCCGCCGAGGTGGAACGCACCCGGATCGAGCGCGACCTGCACGATGGAGTCCAGCCCCGGCTGGTCTCGGTGGCGATGACCCTGGGCCTGGCCCATCAGCAGATCGACAGCAACCCCGAGCAGGCCAAGGAATTGGTGGCCGAGGCCCACGCCTCCACCAAGTCGGCCATCACCGAGCTGCGCCAGCTCACCCGCGGCATCTACGCCTCGGTGCTCGATGACCGCGGCCTGGACGCGGCGCTATCCGCGGTCGCCGGCCGCTCGCATATTCCGGTCCAGCTCGATGTGCAGCTTCAGGGACGCTACCCCCGGGTGGCCGAAGCGGCCGTGTACTTCGCGATCGCCGAAGCGCTGACCAACGCCGCCAAGCACTCGCGGGCCCAGCGCTGCCTGGTCACCGTGCGGGTGCGCGAAGCCAACGGGCAGCCGCACCTGTGGGCGCGGGTTGAAGACAACGGCGTGGGCTCGGCCCGGATCACCCCCGGCGGCGGATTGGATGGCATCAACAACCGGGTGCTGGCAGCCGGTGGAACCCTGCACCTTCAAAGCCCTGCCGGCGGACCAACAACCGTGGAAGTGAGCGTGCCATGCGTGTACTGA
- a CDS encoding ABC transporter permease — protein MGLRILINVARFVVTYVVATVAVFFFMRAIPGDPAQIALGVNATPELLAKTRAEFGTDRPLIVQYFDWALGLPLGDFGTSYVTRQDISPLIADRVQVSLILVIMAMIVALAIAVPFGTYAAVKHRNPSGILISGISQLGVAIPNFLAGILLVVVFAVGLGWLPANGWTPPGADFGDFLARVILPVLALASVQGAILTRYVRSAVMEVMSEDYLRTARSKGLGKMPALVKHGLRNASIPVLTVTSVQLAALIIGAVVIERVFVIPGLGSMLLDAVGNRDLLTVQSVVMVLVAITLIINLVVDVLYTILDPRIRKGA, from the coding sequence ATGGGACTTCGAATACTGATCAATGTGGCGAGGTTTGTCGTCACCTATGTGGTTGCGACCGTGGCGGTGTTCTTCTTCATGAGGGCCATCCCCGGGGACCCGGCGCAGATCGCGCTGGGCGTGAATGCAACGCCCGAGCTGTTGGCCAAGACCCGTGCCGAATTCGGGACGGACCGTCCGCTGATCGTGCAGTACTTCGATTGGGCGCTGGGCCTGCCCTTGGGCGACTTCGGCACCTCATACGTCACGCGGCAGGATATCAGCCCGCTGATCGCCGACCGGGTCCAAGTCAGCTTGATCCTTGTCATCATGGCAATGATCGTTGCGCTGGCCATCGCGGTGCCCTTTGGAACCTACGCCGCGGTCAAGCACCGCAACCCCAGCGGCATCCTGATCAGCGGGATCAGCCAGCTGGGCGTGGCGATTCCGAACTTCCTTGCCGGCATCCTGCTGGTTGTGGTGTTTGCCGTGGGCTTGGGCTGGCTGCCAGCCAATGGCTGGACCCCGCCGGGGGCCGACTTCGGAGACTTCCTGGCCCGGGTCATCCTGCCGGTGCTGGCGCTGGCCTCGGTCCAGGGCGCGATCCTGACCCGCTACGTCCGATCGGCAGTCATGGAAGTAATGAGCGAAGACTATCTGCGGACCGCGCGGTCCAAGGGGCTGGGCAAAATGCCGGCACTGGTCAAGCACGGGCTGCGCAATGCATCGATTCCCGTGCTGACCGTGACCAGCGTGCAGCTGGCGGCGCTGATCATCGGGGCCGTGGTCATTGAACGCGTCTTCGTGATTCCGGGCCTGGGTTCCATGCTGCTCGATGCCGTGGGAAATCGCGATCTGCTCACCGTCCAGTCGGTGGTGATGGTCCTGGTGGCCATCACATTGATCATCAACCTCGTGGTGGACGTGCTTTATACGATCCTGGATCCGCGCATCAGAAAGGGAGCGTAA